In the Microtus ochrogaster isolate Prairie Vole_2 unplaced genomic scaffold, MicOch1.0 UNK52, whole genome shotgun sequence genome, one interval contains:
- the LOC101999132 gene encoding LOW QUALITY PROTEIN: uncharacterized protein LOC101999132 (The sequence of the model RefSeq protein was modified relative to this genomic sequence to represent the inferred CDS: substituted 1 base at 1 genomic stop codon), whose product MEFSGSDWPVVITVKDSPDDKACWIMLDDLLDMVLDCACKHFIQEFCIYGHKLVIDSXMQNEPAFQRGSVFSSCLRNCTMKIHLFFVILLLWVTILPARKRFPEYGSLDLRYQCKMSKGHCKTQCSENEFRIGFCIRPGTHCCI is encoded by the exons ATGGAATTTTCtggatcagattggcctgtggtcatAACTGTGAAAGACTCCCCTGAT GATAAAGCCTGTTGGATCATGTTGGATGATCTTTTGGATATGGTCTTGGATTGTGCTTGTAAGCATTTTATTCAGGAATTTTGCATCTACGGTCATAAGC TGGTCATTGATTCTTGAATGCAAAACGAACCGGCTTTCCAAAGAGGATCTGTTTTCAGTTCTTGCTTAAGAAACTGTACCATGAAGATTCATCTCTTTTTCGTTATTCTGCTCCTTTGGGTCACAATATTACCAG CCAGAAAGAGGTTTCCCGAGTATGGTAGCTTGGATTTGAGATATCAGTGCAAAATGAGTAAAGGTCACTGTAAAACCCAGTGCTCTGAAAATGAATTTAGGATTGGTTTCTGCAtaagacctggaactcactgctgcATCTAG